Genomic window (Fundidesulfovibrio soli):
ATGACCATGAACCGCGCCCCCCAGGCCGCAGCCCCCGCCGCAGCCGGCTTCGCCAAGGCCGAACAAGCCTCACAGCTTGGCCACTGGCCCGTGAAGCTCAGGCTCGTCCCGGCGGAGGCCCCCTTCCTGCGCGGGGCCGAGGTGGTCATCGCCGCCGACTGCGCCCCCGTGGCCCTGCCTGATTTCAACAGCCGCCTGGGCGGCAAGGTCGTCATGATCGCCTGCCCCAAGTTCGACGATCCCCAGCCCTACATGCAGAAGCTGGTGGCCATGTTCCGTAATGCCGGGCTCAAGAAGGTCCAGGTGCTGCGCATGGAGGTGCCCTGCTGCACCGGCCTGGCCGCGCTGGTGCACCAGGCCGCGGAGTTGGCCGGGACCAACGTGCCCGTCGAGGATCTGGTCGTCACCCGCGAGGGCAAGCTGGTGCCTGGTCAGTCCGCCGGGTTGATGAAGCAGATGATGTAGGAAAGGGGCTAAAACTCCACTGCCTGGATTGAATGCCTCCCGGTCTGACTCCTCTCTATCGGGGGAGAACAGGGGGAGGGGCCTCCGGCGGCCAAAGGGCTTCG
Coding sequences:
- a CDS encoding ATP-binding protein yields the protein MKTIRKIVQIDEELCNGCGECLPNCAEGAISIIDGKARLKADKLCDGLGACLGHCPMGALKVIEREADEFDEEAVHHELEAMKAAEKPAPKLGCGCPGSSMMTMNRAPQAAAPAAAGFAKAEQASQLGHWPVKLRLVPAEAPFLRGAEVVIAADCAPVALPDFNSRLGGKVVMIACPKFDDPQPYMQKLVAMFRNAGLKKVQVLRMEVPCCTGLAALVHQAAELAGTNVPVEDLVVTREGKLVPGQSAGLMKQMM